In a genomic window of uncultured Sphaerochaeta sp.:
- a CDS encoding substrate-binding domain-containing protein has product MEGLQRCIGIFTASLDDEYQSTLWHAIEQEARKRNIGTISFIGSRLGSPIASEASSNLAYHLAGKENIDGLIIIASSLASYFTTVDLNKFFAPWSSLPRVSIGMRMQGMSDITVEGEEDIAVVVEHLITVHHRSKFAILTGPKTHEESIRRLDACSQVLETHGIELDERMVFSGTFTDVSGRETVASLVEQGHDFDALICLNDWMALGALDELARRGIKVPDDVSVVGYDGLDPSRYALPPLTTVVQPLHEMGVIAVDILDRIMAGGEEEHITLPCTTVIRESCGCNPHISYTPGLHEMPSYASPSERFAVQDLLLLVRQGNYHQMISRLNRALDTTAGESGSMHRWNEYLSVVEYKSSVESDLSPKTLGMLMAAARALIGDKIGRFQAAKRIATENSFDSLRKVSAMLSGTFELDEFFENLRLSLKLFGLDHGYLVRFTHAKGKARLLMAMDQVSPLDQVFDAMHILPPSLGVDWKAQRWVLLPLVYLDEPLGYLLVPFRKVMPALYDVLQEQVSSTLKGSLLLTQIREHEKNLETQVAHRTQDLSSEIKRRTELEKEVMEISTKTMERIGQELHDDLCQYLLGISLLASSAKQHLESHQEVKPEELEMISMHLNKAISKVKTISRGLMPLELESHSFLEQLEALVGDSLRLAKVEIDINVDPELCICDPIVELNTFRIIQEALTNAIKHSKAQHIEISSSHTVDEKSQKILVLSVSDDGTGLPPKLQKQGLGLKIMHNRASMANALLKIESGDEGTTVRIILKE; this is encoded by the coding sequence ATGGAAGGATTACAGCGTTGTATCGGGATTTTTACCGCCAGCTTGGATGACGAATATCAGTCGACGCTTTGGCATGCCATAGAACAGGAAGCAAGAAAGCGGAATATCGGTACCATCTCGTTCATCGGTTCCCGCCTCGGATCGCCCATTGCGAGTGAAGCTTCCTCCAATCTTGCCTACCATCTGGCCGGAAAAGAGAACATCGATGGGCTGATCATCATCGCCTCCTCCCTGGCTTCCTATTTCACCACCGTCGACCTCAACAAGTTTTTTGCTCCCTGGTCCTCATTGCCCAGGGTCTCCATCGGCATGCGGATGCAGGGCATGAGCGATATCACCGTCGAGGGCGAAGAGGACATTGCCGTGGTGGTGGAGCATCTGATAACCGTGCATCATCGGAGCAAATTTGCCATCCTGACCGGTCCGAAAACCCACGAAGAGTCAATCAGGCGTCTTGATGCCTGCAGCCAAGTATTGGAAACACACGGAATCGAGCTGGATGAGAGGATGGTGTTCAGCGGCACCTTCACCGATGTCTCAGGAAGGGAGACGGTGGCATCACTGGTTGAACAGGGACATGATTTTGATGCCCTGATCTGCCTCAACGACTGGATGGCTCTCGGTGCGCTTGATGAACTGGCCAGGCGGGGCATCAAAGTGCCTGATGATGTCTCTGTGGTTGGCTATGATGGGCTGGACCCGTCACGCTATGCACTTCCCCCACTTACCACCGTGGTGCAGCCGTTGCACGAGATGGGTGTCATTGCCGTTGATATCCTGGACCGAATCATGGCTGGTGGGGAAGAGGAGCACATCACGCTTCCCTGTACTACGGTCATCCGCGAATCATGCGGGTGCAATCCCCATATCAGCTACACCCCAGGTCTGCATGAGATGCCCAGCTATGCAAGCCCAAGCGAGCGGTTTGCCGTGCAGGACCTCCTGCTTCTGGTACGTCAGGGAAACTATCATCAGATGATCAGCCGGCTCAACCGTGCCCTTGATACCACCGCAGGAGAGAGCGGGTCAATGCACCGCTGGAACGAGTATCTCTCGGTGGTGGAGTACAAGTCGAGCGTGGAAAGTGACTTGAGCCCGAAAACCCTGGGGATGCTCATGGCTGCGGCACGGGCCTTGATCGGGGATAAGATCGGCCGTTTCCAAGCTGCCAAGCGCATTGCCACGGAGAACTCTTTCGATTCGCTTCGCAAAGTCAGCGCCATGCTCTCCGGAACATTCGAGCTGGATGAGTTCTTTGAGAACCTCCGCCTCAGTCTGAAGCTCTTCGGCCTGGACCACGGTTATCTTGTGCGCTTCACCCATGCAAAAGGCAAGGCACGGCTGCTGATGGCGATGGACCAAGTCTCCCCGCTGGATCAGGTTTTTGATGCAATGCATATTCTTCCGCCGTCACTGGGTGTTGACTGGAAAGCCCAGCGTTGGGTATTGCTGCCGCTAGTCTATCTGGATGAGCCTCTGGGATATCTGCTGGTTCCGTTCAGAAAGGTGATGCCGGCCCTCTATGATGTATTGCAGGAGCAGGTTTCCAGCACGCTCAAGGGTTCTCTTTTGCTTACGCAGATCCGTGAGCATGAGAAGAACCTGGAAACCCAGGTTGCCCACCGTACCCAGGATCTGTCCAGTGAGATAAAGCGCCGGACCGAGCTGGAGAAGGAAGTCATGGAGATTTCCACCAAGACGATGGAGCGCATCGGACAGGAGTTGCATGATGACCTGTGCCAGTACCTTCTGGGGATCAGCTTGCTTGCCTCTTCGGCAAAGCAGCATCTGGAGAGCCACCAGGAAGTGAAGCCCGAGGAGCTGGAAATGATCAGCATGCATCTGAACAAGGCCATCTCCAAGGTGAAGACGATCAGCCGCGGCCTGATGCCGCTGGAACTGGAGTCGCATAGTTTTTTGGAACAGTTGGAGGCTTTGGTGGGGGACAGCTTGCGCTTGGCGAAGGTGGAGATCGACATCAATGTCGATCCCGAGCTGTGCATCTGTGATCCCATTGTTGAGCTGAACACCTTTCGGATCATCCAGGAGGCGCTTACCAATGCGATCAAGCATTCGAAGGCGCAACACATCGAGATATCATCTTCCCACACGGTGGATGAGAAGTCCCAGAAGATTTTGGTTCTCTCAGTCAGTGATGATGGGACGGGTTTGCCCCCCAAATTGCAAAAGCAGGGCTTGGGGCTGAAAATCATGCACAACCGTGCTTCCATGGCCAATGCCCTTCTGAAGATTGAGAGCGGTGATGAGGGCACAACGGTGCGCATCATCCTCAAGGAGTAG
- a CDS encoding response regulator transcription factor codes for MSHTIRFLIVDDHPLFRQGLVSVIENVRSYKVALQATTIAEALPQLEHAEVQIALIDISLQQENGLELVKTLKATRPEILCLVVSMYDEIIYASSALKAGARGYIMKQEAASSLLDAIALVLKGKIYLSPDMRERMLDTMLQPEAKDEIEAVKLLSLREMEVLRLLGQGFGVSEIGQTLNLSVKTINVYRDNIRHKLSINDAGALRKFAIKWVKSNER; via the coding sequence ATGAGTCACACGATTCGTTTTCTGATAGTGGACGACCACCCCCTCTTCAGGCAGGGGTTGGTCAGCGTCATTGAGAATGTGCGTTCCTACAAGGTGGCCCTCCAGGCGACCACCATTGCAGAGGCGCTGCCCCAGCTGGAGCATGCAGAGGTTCAGATAGCGCTCATCGACATTTCCCTGCAACAGGAGAACGGCCTTGAGCTGGTCAAGACACTCAAGGCGACCAGGCCCGAGATCCTATGCCTTGTGGTCTCGATGTACGATGAGATCATCTACGCTTCCAGTGCGCTCAAGGCAGGGGCGCGGGGCTACATCATGAAGCAGGAGGCAGCCTCAAGCCTGCTTGATGCCATCGCCTTGGTGCTCAAGGGCAAGATCTACCTTTCCCCGGACATGCGCGAACGCATGCTCGACACCATGCTGCAACCTGAGGCAAAAGACGAAATTGAGGCAGTGAAACTGCTCAGTCTGCGCGAGATGGAGGTCCTGCGTCTTTTGGGGCAGGGCTTCGGGGTATCGGAGATAGGGCAGACGCTCAACCTCTCGGTGAAAACCATCAATGTCTACCGTGACAATATCCGGCACAAGCTCTCCATCAACGATGCCGGAGCCCTGCGCAAGTTTGCGATCAAGTGGGTAAAGAGCAACGAGCGTTGA
- a CDS encoding ABC transporter substrate-binding protein, translating into MKRNMRIVVSFLLIACMSFSLFAAGQTEAAAKAPARKVINLWSFTDEVPKMIDKYKELHPEFDYDVNVTIIATTDGAYQPALDAALAAGGDNAPDIYTAEAAFVLKYTQGDASQFAAPYKSLGIDVDKKLKEADIAPYTVEIGSNANGDLVGLGYQATGGAFIYRRSIAKDVWGTDDPAVIKTKVGPGWEKFFQAAADLSKKNYAIISGDGDIWHAIEGASEKGWIVNDKLFIDPDREMFLDVAKNMLDKGYHNDTRDWTDAWFADMKDAGAKKVFGFFGPAWLINYVMAGNSGGTKPGEGTYGDWAVCEPPVGFFWGGTWLLANDKSPVKDAVGDFIEWVTLDSSETGLQYYWANGTLNGPGGTKDTVASGTVMKKSDGTLPFLGGQDMFDVFVPAGAFASGRNKTQYDETINTYWRDQVRSYSAGNKTRAAALAEFKQQVADNLAIAVK; encoded by the coding sequence ATGAAACGGAACATGCGAATTGTCGTAAGTTTTCTGCTGATCGCCTGCATGAGTTTCTCTCTGTTCGCCGCCGGACAGACTGAAGCCGCTGCAAAGGCCCCCGCACGCAAGGTCATCAACCTGTGGAGCTTCACCGATGAAGTCCCCAAGATGATCGACAAGTACAAGGAACTGCATCCTGAGTTCGATTATGATGTGAACGTCACCATCATCGCCACCACCGACGGTGCTTATCAGCCCGCTCTTGATGCGGCATTGGCAGCAGGTGGGGACAATGCTCCTGACATCTATACTGCAGAGGCTGCCTTCGTGCTGAAGTACACCCAGGGTGATGCTTCCCAGTTTGCAGCTCCCTACAAGTCCTTGGGCATCGATGTGGACAAGAAGCTCAAGGAAGCTGACATCGCTCCCTATACCGTTGAAATCGGCTCCAATGCCAACGGTGATCTGGTCGGCTTGGGCTACCAGGCTACCGGTGGTGCATTCATTTATCGCCGCTCCATCGCCAAGGACGTCTGGGGCACCGACGATCCGGCAGTGATCAAGACCAAGGTCGGACCGGGTTGGGAGAAGTTCTTCCAGGCTGCAGCAGACCTGAGCAAGAAAAATTATGCCATCATCAGTGGTGATGGAGACATCTGGCACGCCATCGAAGGCGCTTCCGAGAAGGGCTGGATCGTGAATGACAAACTTTTCATCGATCCCGATCGTGAGATGTTCCTCGACGTCGCCAAGAATATGCTCGACAAGGGCTACCACAATGATACCCGTGACTGGACTGATGCCTGGTTCGCCGACATGAAAGACGCCGGTGCCAAGAAGGTCTTCGGTTTCTTCGGTCCCGCATGGTTGATCAACTACGTCATGGCTGGCAACAGCGGTGGCACCAAGCCCGGTGAAGGCACCTATGGTGACTGGGCAGTCTGTGAACCTCCCGTGGGCTTCTTCTGGGGCGGTACCTGGCTTCTTGCAAACGACAAGAGCCCTGTCAAGGACGCAGTCGGCGACTTCATCGAATGGGTCACCCTCGACAGCTCCGAGACCGGTCTGCAGTACTACTGGGCCAACGGCACCCTCAATGGGCCCGGCGGAACCAAGGACACGGTTGCTTCCGGTACGGTCATGAAGAAGAGCGACGGCACCCTGCCGTTCCTCGGTGGACAGGACATGTTTGACGTATTCGTTCCCGCCGGCGCTTTCGCATCCGGAAGGAACAAGACCCAGTATGATGAGACCATCAACACCTACTGGCGTGATCAGGTTCGTTCCTATAGTGCAGGCAACAAGACCCGCGCTGCAGCCCTTGCTGAATTCAAGCAGCAGGTTGCGGACAACCTTGCCATCGCAGTCAAATAA
- a CDS encoding sugar ABC transporter permease — MRNKGVNYAKYGYIFSIPFVLTFLIFSLYPTIFTAVIGFTDLRGMGRTDFKFLEKPFDNFILILNNPTFIKSLGNTALIWTMNFIPQILLSLLLTAWFTTRRYKVRGQGLFKVLLYMPNIITAATIAILFNSLFGYPKGPVNDLFIRFGLLDAPANFHMQEWTARGVVAFIQFWMWYGNSMIVLIAGVLGIDPTLFEAAEIDGATSTQIFFKITLPRLKTILLYVLITSMIGGLQMFDIPRLFLWGGPDSATLTSSLFIYNQAFSGSYLYNRASAASMIMFLIIVILSVALFHLMRDKDEAKFRKAEKLRIRNAKKQGALV, encoded by the coding sequence ATGCGCAATAAAGGCGTTAACTATGCTAAGTACGGATACATCTTTTCCATTCCTTTCGTGCTTACCTTTCTTATTTTCTCTCTCTATCCAACCATTTTTACTGCCGTCATTGGGTTTACTGACCTGCGGGGAATGGGAAGGACCGATTTCAAATTTCTCGAGAAACCCTTTGACAACTTCATTCTGATTCTGAACAATCCGACCTTCATCAAGTCCTTGGGGAATACCGCCTTGATTTGGACGATGAACTTCATTCCCCAGATTCTGCTCTCCTTGTTGCTGACCGCCTGGTTTACCACCCGTCGCTATAAGGTCAGGGGACAGGGGCTCTTCAAGGTCTTGCTCTATATGCCCAATATCATTACTGCCGCAACCATTGCAATCCTGTTCAACTCATTGTTCGGGTACCCAAAGGGTCCGGTAAATGATCTGTTCATCCGTTTCGGCCTCTTGGATGCACCTGCAAACTTCCATATGCAGGAGTGGACAGCCCGTGGCGTGGTTGCATTCATCCAGTTCTGGATGTGGTACGGCAACTCCATGATCGTGCTCATTGCCGGGGTGTTGGGTATCGACCCGACCCTCTTTGAGGCAGCCGAGATTGATGGAGCCACCTCCACACAGATCTTTTTCAAGATTACGTTGCCCAGGCTCAAGACCATCCTGCTGTATGTGCTGATCACCAGTATGATCGGAGGCCTGCAGATGTTCGACATCCCGCGTCTTTTCTTGTGGGGAGGACCTGACAGTGCAACCCTCACCTCCAGCTTGTTCATCTACAACCAAGCGTTCAGCGGCAGTTATCTGTACAACCGTGCTTCAGCTGCGAGCATGATCATGTTTTTGATCATCGTCATTCTTTCGGTTGCTCTCTTCCATCTCATGCGTGACAAGGATGAGGCCAAATTCAGGAAAGCGGAAAAACTGCGCATCCGTAATGCAAAGAAGCAGGGGGCGCTCGTATGA
- a CDS encoding carbohydrate ABC transporter permease: MKSLKASTNLTKTIIYVVCIFLAILSVFPFLVMFINSTRSTFQIQQDSVSLLPSTFLKSNWAVFKGKSFNPVVGFVNSMLSSGGATLCAVYFSSLTAYALVAYSWKLRQPFFSFILAVLMIPAQVTGIGFYQFMYRIGWTNSLLPLIFPAIASPSMVFFMRQYLMATLSLDIVNSARIDGAGEFYTFNRIILPIMKPAMATQAIFTFVFSWNNLFIPLILLTNSEKYTMPIMVSLLRGDIYKTEYGAVYLGLSLTVLPLFVVYFLLSKYIIAGVALGALKE; encoded by the coding sequence ATGAAAAGCTTGAAGGCATCCACCAATCTCACCAAGACCATCATCTACGTTGTTTGCATTTTCCTTGCGATCCTGAGTGTCTTTCCCTTTCTGGTCATGTTCATCAACTCGACCCGAAGCACCTTCCAGATCCAGCAGGATTCGGTCTCCCTGCTCCCTTCAACCTTCCTGAAGAGCAACTGGGCGGTTTTCAAAGGAAAGAGTTTCAACCCGGTCGTTGGCTTTGTGAACTCAATGCTGAGCAGCGGCGGAGCTACCTTGTGCGCCGTCTACTTCTCCTCATTGACGGCCTACGCTTTGGTAGCCTACAGCTGGAAGCTTCGCCAGCCGTTCTTCTCCTTCATCCTGGCAGTGCTCATGATCCCCGCCCAGGTGACCGGCATCGGTTTCTATCAGTTCATGTACCGCATCGGTTGGACCAACAGTCTCCTGCCGTTGATTTTCCCGGCAATCGCCTCGCCGTCGATGGTCTTCTTCATGCGTCAGTACCTGATGGCGACCCTATCGCTTGATATCGTCAATTCGGCTCGCATCGATGGGGCGGGGGAGTTCTACACCTTCAACCGCATCATTCTTCCGATCATGAAGCCGGCCATGGCAACCCAGGCGATCTTCACCTTTGTGTTCAGCTGGAACAACCTGTTCATCCCGTTGATCCTGTTGACCAACAGTGAGAAGTACACCATGCCGATCATGGTCAGCTTGCTGCGCGGTGATATCTACAAGACCGAGTATGGGGCTGTCTATCTCGGCTTGTCCCTGACTGTCCTTCCTTTGTTTGTGGTTTATTTCCTCCTTTCCAAGTACATCATTGCAGGTGTAGCCTTGGGAGCCTTGAAGGAGTAG
- a CDS encoding glycoside hydrolase family 3 N-terminal domain-containing protein gives MQQNRERAIELLKKMTVEEKVAQLVSAWLEIDLDGSFAVREYGAKESLKGDLRKQVLGKGIGQLTRPFGTMANEAHLQAKAINKIQRYLVEETRLGIPAMLHEECLTGAMIKGATVFPSALNYGSTWDPQLVGQIAKAIGDELRSLGIHQGLAPVLDVARDARWGRLEETFSEDPYLCGVMGIGYVKGLQGSKRTPLATLKHFVGHSYGEGARNHAPVHIGPRELLNTFALPFEMVVKHAHPGSVMPAYHDIDGIPCTSNKSLVTDLLKKQWGFDGLVVGDYEAVVQLLDDHRVASDMAEAAALAFNAGMDIELPGFTVFKEGLIEALYRGLVTDSALDEAVLRVLEEKFRQGLFEQPYIREDSLELGSEKNHKLAVKAAEASMVLLKNEGLLPVRKGTSIALVGPLADHPYAMFGGYSPPVHLQGSHGPEETVPEKTMTIKQALEQYAKDCQVNFEPGCMLYENQVEQAIFFPGDVQEQEASHSHELSTDTRRISAAVQAVKRADLTVLVVGDLAGLFQNGTVGEGSDTASLKLPGIQEELMNSVLATGKPVVVVLVSGRPYAIEQAVVKAGAILATWLPGEGGGEAVARTLMGLNNPGGKSPLSFPKTAGAMPYTYNYAKKAGGLPRQKQFGANFPFGHGLSYTSFAWDDFNLQNPLAGVDGEFVFSLTVRNTGLAAGDEVVQVYIHDQRASIVRPVKELKAFVRLHLEPGEKKKVTFTLPTDLLSFIGEQMQRVLECGTFDLMVGRSSEDLVFIRELSILGESTALTKQWRCLSSVVVASVD, from the coding sequence ATGCAGCAGAATCGTGAGCGGGCCATTGAGCTCCTGAAGAAGATGACTGTAGAAGAAAAAGTCGCCCAATTGGTATCTGCGTGGCTGGAAATAGACTTGGATGGATCCTTTGCCGTGCGGGAGTATGGTGCGAAGGAGAGCCTGAAGGGGGATTTGCGCAAGCAGGTGCTCGGCAAGGGCATCGGTCAGCTGACCAGACCCTTCGGGACTATGGCCAACGAGGCCCACCTCCAGGCAAAAGCCATCAACAAGATCCAGCGTTACCTCGTCGAGGAGACCCGGCTTGGAATCCCGGCCATGCTTCATGAGGAGTGCCTCACCGGAGCGATGATCAAGGGTGCCACGGTGTTCCCGTCAGCCCTGAACTATGGTTCGACATGGGATCCCCAGCTTGTGGGGCAGATCGCAAAGGCCATCGGCGATGAGCTTCGCAGCCTGGGTATCCACCAAGGGCTTGCTCCTGTTCTCGATGTTGCCCGTGACGCACGATGGGGACGGCTTGAGGAAACCTTCAGCGAGGACCCCTATTTGTGCGGAGTCATGGGAATTGGGTACGTCAAGGGCCTGCAGGGAAGCAAACGCACCCCCTTGGCCACGTTGAAGCACTTTGTCGGGCACTCCTATGGCGAAGGGGCAAGAAACCACGCTCCGGTGCATATCGGCCCGAGGGAGCTGCTCAACACCTTCGCCCTTCCGTTTGAAATGGTGGTGAAGCATGCTCATCCCGGATCCGTCATGCCTGCATACCATGATATCGATGGCATCCCGTGCACCAGCAACAAGAGCTTGGTGACAGACCTGTTGAAGAAACAGTGGGGATTCGATGGGTTGGTGGTAGGCGATTACGAAGCGGTGGTGCAACTCTTGGATGACCACCGCGTTGCTTCCGATATGGCAGAGGCCGCCGCCCTTGCCTTCAACGCCGGGATGGATATTGAGCTTCCAGGCTTCACCGTCTTCAAGGAGGGCCTGATCGAAGCTCTCTACCGTGGTCTGGTTACCGACAGTGCCCTGGATGAGGCAGTCCTCAGGGTCTTGGAGGAGAAGTTCCGCCAAGGCCTGTTTGAGCAACCGTACATCCGGGAAGATTCGCTGGAGCTGGGTTCGGAAAAGAACCACAAGCTTGCGGTCAAAGCTGCGGAAGCATCCATGGTCCTGCTCAAGAATGAGGGTCTGCTTCCCGTGCGCAAAGGGACCAGCATTGCCTTGGTCGGTCCCCTGGCTGATCATCCCTATGCCATGTTCGGTGGATACAGCCCACCGGTGCACCTCCAAGGTTCCCATGGGCCGGAAGAAACGGTCCCCGAAAAAACGATGACGATCAAGCAGGCCCTTGAGCAATATGCCAAGGATTGCCAGGTGAACTTTGAACCGGGATGCATGCTGTATGAGAATCAGGTCGAGCAAGCCATATTCTTCCCTGGGGACGTCCAGGAGCAGGAGGCTTCCCACTCCCATGAACTGAGTACCGATACCAGACGGATCAGTGCAGCTGTCCAAGCGGTCAAGCGAGCCGACCTTACCGTCCTGGTGGTTGGGGATCTGGCCGGTCTGTTCCAGAACGGGACGGTTGGGGAGGGCTCGGACACCGCAAGCCTCAAGTTGCCCGGTATCCAGGAAGAACTCATGAACAGCGTACTGGCCACGGGCAAGCCTGTGGTTGTGGTGCTGGTCAGCGGCAGACCTTATGCCATTGAGCAAGCTGTGGTGAAGGCTGGTGCCATCCTGGCAACCTGGCTGCCTGGTGAAGGCGGTGGGGAGGCGGTGGCACGTACCCTGATGGGTTTGAACAACCCCGGAGGAAAGAGTCCGCTCTCCTTTCCCAAGACTGCGGGGGCGATGCCGTACACGTACAACTATGCAAAGAAGGCCGGAGGGCTTCCCAGACAGAAACAGTTTGGAGCAAACTTCCCGTTCGGTCATGGCCTGAGCTATACCAGTTTTGCGTGGGATGACTTCAATTTGCAAAATCCATTGGCAGGCGTTGATGGGGAGTTCGTCTTCTCCCTGACCGTCAGGAATACCGGCTTGGCAGCCGGTGATGAAGTGGTGCAGGTCTACATCCATGACCAGAGGGCTTCCATCGTGCGACCGGTGAAGGAACTGAAGGCGTTCGTCCGCCTGCATCTTGAACCGGGGGAGAAGAAGAAGGTGACCTTCACCCTGCCTACCGATTTGCTCTCCTTCATCGGCGAGCAGATGCAAAGAGTCCTTGAATGCGGAACCTTCGACCTCATGGTCGGCAGAAGCAGTGAGGATTTGGTGTTTATTCGTGAGCTTTCGATCCTCGGGGAGTCGACAGCCCTGACCAAACAGTGGCGCTGTCTCTCTTCGGTGGTTGTTGCGAGTGTTGACTGA
- the amrB gene encoding AmmeMemoRadiSam system protein B, which produces MIRHALYAGSWYPADAKDLQALVAQSIEEARKRATYQRGPYRFAVLPHAGLFYSKAGIAPFFTASYPDLERILILSPSHYANLKSDILASAPLSGCQTPLGVLEGFNLSSAQDKYFSAIQSEHALEMVLPYIASMPDRPKVGLALISQFSDPDHIHAIADQLVADLGEENLRLGKTVVIASSDFTHYGPRFGYTPYQDGAPKKVREDDLALSHLLCDGRVNEAYAFCASHHSTVCGYAPSLVVSDLAQRLQCTGWVADYYTSQDVSSSEDANFVAYSTILWR; this is translated from the coding sequence ATGATTCGACACGCCCTGTATGCTGGTTCCTGGTACCCTGCAGATGCAAAGGATTTGCAGGCTTTGGTTGCCCAATCCATCGAGGAGGCACGCAAGCGTGCAACCTATCAGAGAGGGCCGTATCGGTTTGCTGTCCTGCCCCACGCCGGCCTCTTCTATTCGAAAGCGGGAATAGCGCCGTTTTTCACTGCTTCCTATCCTGATCTCGAGCGCATCCTCATCCTCAGTCCCAGCCACTATGCGAACCTCAAGAGCGACATCCTTGCCTCGGCTCCGCTCTCGGGGTGCCAGACCCCTCTGGGAGTTTTGGAAGGTTTCAATCTGAGTTCAGCCCAAGACAAATACTTCTCTGCCATCCAGAGCGAACATGCCCTGGAGATGGTGCTTCCCTACATCGCCAGCATGCCCGATAGGCCCAAAGTCGGTCTTGCTCTCATCTCCCAATTCTCCGATCCCGATCACATCCATGCAATTGCAGACCAACTGGTTGCCGATCTGGGCGAGGAGAACCTTCGCTTGGGAAAGACCGTGGTGATCGCAAGCAGTGATTTCACCCACTATGGGCCACGTTTCGGCTATACACCCTACCAGGATGGAGCGCCGAAGAAGGTTCGGGAGGATGATCTGGCACTGTCGCACCTTCTGTGTGACGGCAGGGTGAATGAGGCGTATGCCTTCTGTGCTTCCCACCACAGTACCGTTTGCGGCTATGCTCCCTCCCTGGTTGTCTCGGATCTTGCCCAGCGCCTGCAGTGTACCGGCTGGGTTGCCGATTACTACACATCCCAGGATGTGAGTTCCTCAGAGGACGCCAACTTTGTAGCATATTCCACCATTCTCTGGAGGTGA
- the amrA gene encoding AmmeMemoRadiSam system protein A, which translates to MDRQVQRTLLGLAREAMANTLTHAPQPLYEQLKQEKRSPYTHELGAFVTLHTQQGELRGCIGNLWGVNPLYQMIPDLARQAAFSDPRFRPVSEGELPTLVLEISLLSKMQLIQDWHDITLGQDGVLLTHNYHRAVFLPQVATEQGWDLETMLGHLCRKAGLPDLAYTDEQCRFEVFQAEVFDETSV; encoded by the coding sequence ATGGATAGACAGGTTCAGAGGACATTGCTGGGACTGGCGCGTGAGGCGATGGCAAACACACTCACCCATGCCCCGCAACCGCTGTATGAGCAGCTGAAACAGGAGAAAAGGAGCCCGTACACCCATGAGTTGGGAGCTTTCGTCACGCTCCATACCCAACAAGGGGAGCTGAGGGGGTGCATCGGAAACCTGTGGGGGGTGAACCCTCTCTATCAGATGATACCGGACCTTGCCCGGCAGGCGGCCTTCTCCGACCCTCGGTTCAGGCCGGTGAGCGAAGGGGAACTTCCCACGCTGGTGCTGGAGATAAGTCTGCTCAGCAAGATGCAGCTCATTCAGGACTGGCACGACATTACCCTTGGACAGGACGGGGTGCTGCTCACCCACAACTACCATCGTGCGGTCTTCCTTCCCCAGGTAGCGACCGAGCAGGGCTGGGACCTTGAGACGATGCTTGGGCATCTGTGCCGCAAGGCAGGCCTCCCTGATCTTGCCTATACTGATGAGCAATGCCGGTTCGAGGTGTTCCAAGCCGAGGTGTTTGATGAAACTTCAGTGTGA